The proteins below are encoded in one region of Micromonospora pisi:
- the pstA gene encoding phosphate ABC transporter permease PstA: protein MTNRQLAETVRDEFVPQTVHLADELDTGHSPDLAQPATTVPAQGPEPERLEERRSTGTSRRSDRFAAAGAALAALAFTMIVFTQLAPFDGLLGFVVFAWLSFVGIYALLVSFDEDGPAVRDRMAAAVVHSLGFLLLLGLVVVVLFTLFRGRAALVHLNFFVQDMRLAGPLEPLSVGGIWHAIVGTLEQIGIALAITVPLGVLCAVFLGELPGAFSRFVRTIVEAMTALPSIVAGLFIYATVVLMIGFGKSGFAASLAITVMMLPIVIRASDVVIRLVPGSLREASLALGASQWRTVWHVVLPTARSGLATAVILGTARGVGETSPVLLTAGVNAGMNANPFSGWQISLPLQTFEFVKSPQPTMIARGFGTAATLMVLVLVLFIVARTIGGRGPGQLTRRQARRRVAQSERDKRRFLERQSATPPATEAMTSPALPDRHREPEVDPADHREERDA from the coding sequence ATGACTAACAGGCAGCTCGCCGAGACGGTACGCGACGAGTTCGTGCCGCAGACCGTACACCTCGCCGACGAGCTCGATACCGGCCATTCTCCGGACCTGGCTCAGCCGGCGACGACCGTACCGGCTCAAGGCCCGGAGCCCGAGCGGCTCGAGGAACGGCGGTCGACCGGAACCAGCCGGCGCAGCGACCGGTTCGCGGCAGCCGGCGCCGCCCTCGCCGCGCTCGCCTTCACCATGATCGTATTCACCCAGTTGGCTCCGTTCGACGGGTTGCTGGGCTTCGTCGTCTTCGCCTGGCTTTCGTTCGTCGGCATCTACGCCCTGCTGGTCAGCTTCGACGAGGACGGTCCGGCGGTCCGCGACCGGATGGCCGCGGCGGTCGTGCACAGCCTCGGATTCCTGCTCCTGCTCGGCCTGGTCGTGGTGGTGCTCTTCACCCTGTTCCGGGGACGGGCGGCGCTGGTCCACCTCAACTTCTTTGTCCAGGACATGCGGCTGGCGGGCCCGCTGGAGCCATTGAGCGTCGGCGGTATCTGGCACGCGATCGTCGGCACCCTGGAGCAGATCGGGATCGCGCTGGCCATCACCGTGCCACTCGGGGTGCTCTGCGCGGTCTTCCTCGGCGAACTGCCGGGCGCGTTCAGCCGGTTCGTCCGTACGATCGTCGAGGCGATGACGGCGCTGCCGTCCATCGTCGCGGGCCTGTTCATCTACGCGACGGTCGTACTGATGATCGGGTTCGGCAAGTCCGGCTTCGCCGCGTCCCTGGCGATCACCGTGATGATGTTGCCGATCGTCATCCGGGCGTCCGATGTGGTGATCCGGCTGGTGCCCGGCTCGCTGCGCGAGGCGTCGTTGGCGCTGGGCGCCTCCCAATGGCGCACGGTCTGGCACGTGGTGCTGCCCACCGCGCGCTCGGGCCTGGCCACCGCGGTGATCCTCGGTACCGCCCGTGGCGTCGGTGAGACCTCGCCCGTACTGCTGACCGCCGGGGTGAACGCGGGGATGAACGCGAACCCCTTCTCCGGCTGGCAGATCTCACTGCCGCTACAGACATTCGAATTCGTCAAGTCGCCGCAGCCGACCATGATCGCGCGTGGCTTCGGGACCGCGGCCACCCTGATGGTGCTGGTGCTCGTGCTCTTCATCGTGGCCCGGACCATCGGTGGCCGGGGTCCCGGTCAACTCACCCGGCGCCAGGCGCGGCGCCGGGTCGCCCAGTCGGAACGCGACAAGCGCCGCTTCCTGGAGCGGCAGTCGGCGACGCCGCCCGCCACCGAGGCCATGACATCCCCCGCCCTTCCGGACCGCCATCGCGAGCCGGAAGTCGATCCCGCCGACCATCGCGAGGAACGAGATGCCTGA
- a CDS encoding phosphate ABC transporter substrate-binding protein PstS, which translates to MSAVSRRLFRLAAGVLALGLVAATVLAGGAAQAAAPILVPISGAGSTWSQNAVDAWRRNVTQYNMTINYAGTGSTDGRNQFKNGTVDFAVSEIPYGIDDPATPNADDAPPNRKFAYMPIVAGGTSFMYNLKIGGRQVTNLRLSGPVITKIFTGVITNWSHPEIKADNPGLALPSRKIVPVVRSDGSGTTAQFTLWMSKEHGGLWNDYCRAAGRATPCGITSYYPTIPGRGFVAQAQSVGVAGYVAQGYGEGAITYVEYSYALENRFPVAKVLNRAGYYIEPKAANVAVGLLGATINGDLTQNLDNVYRGADARTYPLSSYSYMVLPVSESVLGFTKNKGYTLGRFAYYFLCQGQQQAEVLGYSPLPINLVTAAFDQVARIDGVEKQDIKIENCNNPTFSRDGTNTLARNAAQPPSCDAKSSGTQCVTGTGGATQETRNSNPVGGNSNNPAGGGNNPAAGGNNATGGATPTGVASAGPVAVDPDTGESLGNPGGGGNDEFVVATPVSLDGQGGWALRHTMMLLAGVLLAGLLLAPPLFTRRLAGRNGTDQRSPR; encoded by the coding sequence ATGTCCGCCGTCAGTCGGCGGCTGTTCCGCCTGGCCGCCGGGGTGCTGGCCCTCGGCCTGGTGGCCGCCACCGTGCTCGCCGGCGGGGCGGCCCAGGCGGCCGCGCCCATCCTGGTGCCGATCAGTGGCGCCGGCTCGACCTGGAGCCAGAATGCGGTCGACGCCTGGCGGCGCAACGTCACCCAGTACAACATGACGATCAACTACGCCGGTACGGGTTCGACCGACGGGCGTAACCAGTTCAAGAACGGCACCGTCGACTTCGCCGTGTCCGAGATTCCGTACGGGATCGACGACCCGGCCACGCCGAACGCCGACGATGCCCCGCCGAACCGCAAGTTCGCGTACATGCCGATCGTCGCCGGTGGCACGTCCTTCATGTACAACCTGAAGATCGGTGGCCGACAGGTGACGAACCTGCGGCTGTCCGGACCGGTGATTACCAAGATCTTCACCGGTGTGATCACCAACTGGAGCCACCCGGAGATCAAAGCGGACAACCCGGGACTGGCCCTGCCCAGCCGCAAGATCGTGCCGGTGGTCCGCTCCGACGGTTCGGGCACCACGGCCCAGTTCACGCTCTGGATGAGCAAGGAGCACGGCGGCCTGTGGAACGACTACTGCCGGGCCGCCGGCCGGGCCACGCCGTGCGGGATCACCTCCTACTACCCGACGATTCCCGGTCGGGGCTTCGTCGCCCAGGCGCAGTCCGTCGGGGTCGCCGGCTACGTGGCGCAGGGGTACGGCGAGGGCGCGATCACCTATGTCGAGTACTCGTACGCGTTGGAGAACCGGTTTCCGGTGGCGAAGGTGCTCAACCGCGCGGGTTACTACATCGAGCCGAAGGCGGCCAATGTCGCGGTCGGCCTGCTCGGCGCGACGATCAACGGCGACCTCACCCAGAATCTCGACAACGTCTACCGCGGCGCTGATGCGCGGACCTATCCGCTGTCGTCGTACTCCTACATGGTCCTGCCGGTCTCGGAGAGCGTTCTTGGTTTCACCAAGAACAAGGGCTACACCCTTGGCCGGTTCGCCTATTACTTCCTCTGCCAGGGCCAGCAACAGGCCGAGGTGCTCGGCTATTCGCCGCTGCCGATCAACCTGGTGACCGCCGCTTTCGACCAGGTCGCACGGATCGACGGGGTGGAGAAACAGGACATCAAAATTGAGAACTGCAACAATCCGACGTTCTCCCGGGACGGCACCAACACCCTGGCACGCAACGCGGCGCAGCCGCCGAGTTGCGACGCGAAGTCCAGCGGTACGCAGTGTGTGACCGGCACCGGCGGCGCGACCCAGGAGACCCGGAACAGCAATCCCGTCGGTGGGAACAGCAACAATCCCGCCGGTGGCGGCAACAATCCCGCTGCCGGCGGCAACAACGCCACCGGCGGGGCCACGCCGACCGGAGTGGCCAGCGCCGGCCCGGTCGCGGTGGACCCCGACACCGGCGAGTCTCTCGGTAACCCCGGCGGTGGGGGCAACGACGAGTTCGTGGTGGCCACCCCGGTCTCGCTCGACGGTCAGGGCGGCTGGGCGCTGCGGCACACCATGATGCTGCTGGCCGGGGTGTTGCTCGCCGGGCTGCTGCTCGCGCCGCCGCTGTTCACCCGCCGGCTGGCCGGCCGGAACGGGACCGACCAGCGGAGCCCGCGATGA
- a CDS encoding substrate-binding domain-containing protein has translation MKVRALASTMGVGVAAALMLTAVAVPASADPVPATDYRQLAGVGSDTTQDVLNHLGKVVGGGSTIASWDARPPAGATTTIKTKASGPNGDCTQTRPNGSGAGRTALRNAQSSTNATYDCVDFARSSSYPNAVPQTTGLYTYIPFGVDAVTVAVNENSFLPSNITSIQAQRIYQCFDDDIAGEPVVPLLIQSGSGTRQFWLQKMGVAEQDIAAGFYPCLQDLGNTVQEHDGNVLAGHEEYLLPFSVGQWIAQGNTGQVVGGHAIDIANRRGPSKLLSMDAVAPRNVDGSLNINFPIRRDVYNVVPTADLVTGSLLSNTFAGPTSSVCNEDDVIKAYGFGFRTGSSSNLLELPCGSTLLKADS, from the coding sequence ATGAAGGTAAGGGCTCTCGCGAGCACGATGGGCGTCGGTGTGGCCGCCGCCCTCATGCTCACCGCCGTGGCCGTCCCGGCCTCGGCCGACCCGGTCCCGGCCACCGACTACCGCCAGCTTGCCGGTGTCGGGTCGGACACCACGCAGGACGTGCTGAACCACCTCGGCAAGGTGGTCGGCGGCGGCAGCACGATCGCCTCCTGGGACGCCCGGCCGCCGGCCGGCGCGACGACGACCATCAAGACCAAGGCGTCGGGCCCGAACGGGGACTGCACCCAGACCCGGCCGAACGGCTCCGGCGCTGGCCGGACGGCGCTGCGTAACGCGCAGAGCAGCACCAACGCCACGTACGACTGCGTTGATTTCGCCCGCTCGTCCAGCTACCCCAACGCGGTCCCGCAGACCACCGGCCTCTACACCTACATCCCGTTCGGCGTGGACGCGGTGACCGTGGCGGTCAACGAGAACAGCTTCCTGCCGTCGAACATCACCTCCATCCAGGCCCAGCGGATCTACCAGTGCTTCGACGACGACATCGCCGGTGAGCCGGTCGTCCCGCTGCTGATCCAGTCCGGCTCGGGCACCCGGCAGTTCTGGCTGCAGAAGATGGGTGTCGCCGAGCAGGACATCGCCGCCGGCTTCTACCCGTGTCTGCAGGACCTGGGCAACACCGTCCAGGAGCACGACGGCAACGTCCTGGCCGGCCACGAGGAGTACCTGCTGCCGTTCTCGGTCGGTCAGTGGATCGCCCAGGGCAACACCGGGCAGGTTGTCGGCGGACACGCGATCGACATCGCCAACCGTCGGGGTCCGTCGAAGCTGCTCTCGATGGACGCCGTCGCGCCGCGCAACGTCGACGGCTCCCTGAACATCAACTTCCCGATCCGCCGCGACGTGTACAACGTCGTACCCACCGCCGACCTGGTCACGGGTTCGCTGCTCTCGAACACCTTCGCCGGTCCGACCTCGTCCGTCTGCAACGAGGACGACGTCATCAAGGCGTACGGCTTCGGTTTCCGTACCGGTTCCAGCTCGAACCTGCTGGAGCTGCCCTGTGGCTCGACCCTGCTGAAGGCCGACTCCTGA
- a CDS encoding Ig-like domain repeat protein: MYNLTRRMGVLVASAALTFAALTGFAGAAQAESPILGTLTLSQTSGTVSDTPFVANATTSAGCPAGYGQNASLRVGPVGGQSRLLGPIGGAGDYDSVGSITLPAARSLTTALGATPADGDYEVVINCAGVPVGTHPKTFSTLVTVSGSNWQVKAAVATTTNLQAKPWLFAFEGQQVTLTADVSRGAAGTVEYLVDGISVGTAPVVDGKSVLKTRALPNGLLQVKAKFTPDDPRLFKPSVSAICYIVIG, from the coding sequence ATGTACAACCTCACCCGTCGGATGGGCGTGCTGGTCGCGTCCGCCGCGCTCACCTTCGCCGCTCTGACCGGATTCGCCGGCGCGGCGCAGGCCGAGAGCCCGATCCTCGGCACCCTCACCCTCAGCCAGACCAGTGGCACTGTCAGCGACACGCCGTTCGTGGCGAATGCCACCACCTCCGCCGGCTGCCCCGCCGGGTACGGCCAGAACGCGTCGCTCCGGGTCGGTCCGGTGGGTGGGCAGTCCCGGCTGCTCGGGCCCATCGGCGGCGCCGGCGACTACGACAGCGTCGGGTCGATCACCCTGCCGGCCGCCCGGTCGCTGACCACCGCGCTCGGCGCGACCCCCGCCGACGGGGACTACGAGGTCGTCATCAACTGCGCGGGTGTGCCGGTCGGCACCCACCCGAAGACGTTCTCCACCCTCGTCACCGTTTCCGGCAGCAACTGGCAGGTGAAGGCGGCCGTGGCCACCACCACCAACCTGCAGGCCAAGCCCTGGCTCTTCGCCTTCGAGGGGCAGCAGGTCACGCTGACGGCGGACGTGTCGCGAGGCGCCGCCGGCACGGTCGAATACCTGGTGGACGGCATTTCCGTCGGGACCGCTCCGGTCGTCGACGGCAAGTCGGTGCTGAAGACCCGCGCGCTGCCCAACGGGCTGCTCCAGGTCAAGGCGAAGTTCACCCCCGATGACCCGCGGCTGTTCAAGCCTTCGGTCTCGGCGATCTGCTACATCGTCATCGGTTGA